The following coding sequences lie in one Xyrauchen texanus isolate HMW12.3.18 chromosome 25, RBS_HiC_50CHRs, whole genome shotgun sequence genomic window:
- the LOC127618381 gene encoding teashirt homolog 2-like isoform X1 has protein sequence MPRRKQQAPKRAAVYDPDEDAGGQDSITGEEGDNELQTEEENSERPASKDKEDKETDNKSSYSFQNSPVSVLSNQEVELESRLSDGSDRLSDFKTSPPGSQKDTESHGPKLKDDMHSSLDKMRAAYSNFLSDSYWSKIGLDLKVGNTGSKTNCDSSNGSTKSEFDWHQDALSKTLQQTLSPKPVSKPNLFSSVHLYRQSSKACGAVFTGASRFRCKDCSAAYDTLVELTVHMNKSGHYQDDNHSRQSIASTSSSKNRKRNLQDMEGKEDAQKVLKCMFCGHSFYSLQDLSVHMIKTKHYQKVPLKEPIPVITPKLVPPAKKRAFEATRPCSPDSTTGVSGYNEAQRLSGLTNVPNNRYGYQNGASYTWQFETCKSQILKCMECGSSHDTLQQLTTHMMVTGHFIKVTNSASKKGKHLALDPLAIEKMQTLAEPTVNDLEEDKVSPKSTASGDCERTTPREMSPDKAEKNGDKEDKQDDEDKKSTDTNFKYPYLREEDLEQGSNGGGDILKSLANTVASAINKAQTGTPSWSAYPSIHAAYQLSDVIKTASVYTSPHIQLKQSLNHKHRSIAPKRKFFQGLRGLESFHNSDIKKERSDESAGKESQSSRFDLVENDDSDCQDDSSSSSKLDADCVSEENDTIKGKLSPAFSDRGNTSPSPHVSNRHSSSSEHFSDSQEVLSINPLSALQSVLNNHLGKANKPRPESILSHHTQSIFSELSRGLEKPIVALSTAAAAIRASNSFMYTNDDQPIDLTKYKHNKLNSPLSLQSSTPMPQKHALSDIADMVKVLPKATTPKPPVPTRVPAIKLETDVRRFEDVSNDMYSAHKRKGRQSNWNPQHLLILQAQFASSLFQTSEGKYLLSDLGPQERMHISKFTGLSMTTISHWLANVKYQLRKTGGTKFLKNMDTGHPVFYCNDCASQFRTPSSFISHLENHLGFQIKDMNKLPIEHPTKVTEPELSKALNVRPTDLQITEDETDSKFKCKLCSRTFASNHAVKLHLSKTHSKSPENHSQFVEMDKE, from the coding sequence TATATGATCCGGATGAGGATGCTGGTGGCCAAGATTCGATCACAGGGGAAGAGGGTGACAATGAATTGCAGACAGAGGAGGAGAACTCTGAGAGGCCCGCTTCCAAGGACAAagaagacaaagagacagacaacAAAAGCAGCTACAGCTTCCAGAACTCTCCAGTCAGTGTCCTCTCCAACCAGGAGGTCGAGTTGGAATCCCGGCTGAGTGATGGCAGTGACAGACTGTCTGACTTTAAAACCTCACCACCAGGAAGTCAGAAGGACACAGAGAGCCATGGCCCAAAACTGAAGGATGACATGCACAGTAGCCTGGATAAAATGCGGGCTGCCTATTCCAACTTCCTTTCAGACTCCTACTGGTCAAAAATTGGACTAGATTTGAAGGTTGGCAACACTGGCAGCAAAACGAACTGCGACAGTTCCAACGGGAGCACCAAGAGTGAGTTTGactggcaccaggatgcactctCAAAAACCCTGCAGCAAACATTGTCCCCAAAACCTGTGTCAAAGCCTAATCTATTCAGCTCTGTCCACCTGTACAGACAAAGCAGCAAAGCATGTGGTGCGGTCTTTACCGGAGCCAGTCGGTTCCGCTGCAAAGACTGCAGTGCAGCTTACGACACACTGGTGGAGTTGACGGTGCACATGAACAAGAGTGGCCACTACCAGGATGACAACCACAGCAGGCAAAGCATTGCCTCCACTTCATCATCCAAGAACCGCAAGAGGAACCTTCAAGACATGGAAGGCAAGGAAGATGCACAAAAAGTTCTCAAGTGCATGTTCTGTGGCCACTCTTTTTATTCTCTACAAGACCTAAGCGTCCACATGATCAAAACAAAGCATTACCAGAAAGTGCCTTTAAAAGAACCTATCCCGGTAATCACTCCAAAATTAGTCCCACCAGCAAAAAAACGTGCATTTGAAGCCACAAGGCCTTGTTCGCCTGATTCCACAACAGGGGTGtcaggttacaatgaggcacaaAGATTATCTGGCCTCACAAATGTTCCCAACAACCGGTATGGCTATCAGAATGGTGCTAGTTACACATGGCAGTTTGAAACATGCAAGTCTCAGATTCTGAAGTGCATGGAGTGTGGAAGTTCGCATGATACGCTTCAACAGCTTACCACTCACATGATGGTCACTGGCCATTTCATTAAAGTGACAAATTCGGCTTCCAAGAAAGGCAAGCATCTAGCCCTCGACCCTCTAGCAATAGAGAAAATGCAGACACTCGCTGAACCAACAGTGAATGACCTTGAAGAAGACAAGGTTTCTCCAAAGAGCACAGCATCAGGTGACTGTGAGAGGACCACTCCAAGGGAAATGTCACCAGACAAAGCTGAGAAAAATGGAGACAAGGAGGACAAGCAAGATGATGAGGATAAGAAGTCTACTGACACTAATTTCAAGTATCCATACTTGCGAGAAGAGGACCTTGAGCAAGGGTCCAACGGAGGGGGTGACATTCTGAAATCTTTAGCAAATACGGTGGCTTCGGCAATCAATAAAGCTCAAACAGGAACCCCCAGTTGGAGCGCTTACCCCAGCATTCATGCGGCATACCAGCTATCAGATGTAATCAAGACTGCCTCGGTTTACACATCTCCTCACATCCAACTCAAGCAGAGTCTCAACCACAAGCACAGATCCATCGCTCCTAAGAGGAAGTTCTTTCAGGGACTTAGAGGACTTgaaagtttccacaattcggacATCAAAAAGGAGAGGAGTGATGAATCTGCAGGCAAAGAGAGCCAGAGCAGTAGGTTTGATCTGGTGGAGAATGATGACAGTGATTGTCAGGATGATTCCTCCTCCTCTTCAAAGCTAGATGCTGACTGTGTTAGTGAAGAGAATGACACAATCAAAGGGAAGTTGAGCCCAGCTTTCTCTGACAGAGGGAACACTTCACCTAGCCCCCATGTCAGCAACAGGCACAGTAGTTCCTCAGAACATTTCAGTGACTCCCAGGAAGTCCTTAGCATAAACCCTTTAAGCGCACTTCAGTCTGTCTTGAACAATCATTTGGGTAAAGCAAACAAGCCGAGGCCAGAAAGCATTCTCTCGCATCACACacaatccatattttctgaactCAGTAGAGGTTTAGAGAAACCAATAGTGGCCCTCTCAACTGCTGCCGCCGCCATCAGGGCCAGCAATAGCTTCATGTACACAAATGATGACCAGCCAATAGACTtgacaaaatacaaacacaacaaaCTAAACTCACCCCTTTCGTTGCAGTCCTCAACTCCAATGCCCCAGAAACATGCACTCTCTGACATTGCTGATATGGTGAAGGTTCTTCCAAAAGCCACAACCCCAAAGCCACCAGTGCCAACAAGAGTGCCTGCCATAAAGTTGGAGACTGATGTGCGACGTTTCGAAGATGTCTCCAATGATATGTACTCAGCCCACAAGCGTAAGGGCCGACAGTCTAACTGGAACCCCCAGCATCTTCTTATTCTTCAAGCCCAGTTTGCCTCCAGCCTTTTTCAGACATCTGAGGGCAAGTATCTCCTCTCAGATCTTGGTCCTCAGGAGAGGATGCACATCTCGAAGTTCACGGGGCTTTCCATGACTACCATTAGCCACTGGCTGGCCAATGTAAAATACCAACTTAGGAAAACAGGAGGGACCAAATTTTTGAAGAACATGGATACCGGCCATCCGGTCTTCTACTGCAATGACTGTGCGTCACAATTCAGAACACCCTCTTCGTTTATATCCCACCTTGAGAACCACCTCGGTTTCCAGATCAAGGACATGAACAAACTACCCATAGAACACCCAACTAAAGTAACAGAGCCCGAACTTTCAAAGGCACTCAATGTCCGACCAACAGATTTGCAGATCACagaggatgaaactgactcaaagTTCAAATGCAAGCTTTGCAGTAGGACATTTGCCAGCAACCACGCAGTCAAACTTCACTTGAGTAAAACTCACAGCAAATCCCCTGAGAATCATTCACAGTTTGTTGAAATGGACAAAGAGTAG
- the LOC127618381 gene encoding teashirt homolog 2-like isoform X2: protein MLLLQFACHLLFMIYDPDEDAGGQDSITGEEGDNELQTEEENSERPASKDKEDKETDNKSSYSFQNSPVSVLSNQEVELESRLSDGSDRLSDFKTSPPGSQKDTESHGPKLKDDMHSSLDKMRAAYSNFLSDSYWSKIGLDLKVGNTGSKTNCDSSNGSTKSEFDWHQDALSKTLQQTLSPKPVSKPNLFSSVHLYRQSSKACGAVFTGASRFRCKDCSAAYDTLVELTVHMNKSGHYQDDNHSRQSIASTSSSKNRKRNLQDMEGKEDAQKVLKCMFCGHSFYSLQDLSVHMIKTKHYQKVPLKEPIPVITPKLVPPAKKRAFEATRPCSPDSTTGVSGYNEAQRLSGLTNVPNNRYGYQNGASYTWQFETCKSQILKCMECGSSHDTLQQLTTHMMVTGHFIKVTNSASKKGKHLALDPLAIEKMQTLAEPTVNDLEEDKVSPKSTASGDCERTTPREMSPDKAEKNGDKEDKQDDEDKKSTDTNFKYPYLREEDLEQGSNGGGDILKSLANTVASAINKAQTGTPSWSAYPSIHAAYQLSDVIKTASVYTSPHIQLKQSLNHKHRSIAPKRKFFQGLRGLESFHNSDIKKERSDESAGKESQSSRFDLVENDDSDCQDDSSSSSKLDADCVSEENDTIKGKLSPAFSDRGNTSPSPHVSNRHSSSSEHFSDSQEVLSINPLSALQSVLNNHLGKANKPRPESILSHHTQSIFSELSRGLEKPIVALSTAAAAIRASNSFMYTNDDQPIDLTKYKHNKLNSPLSLQSSTPMPQKHALSDIADMVKVLPKATTPKPPVPTRVPAIKLETDVRRFEDVSNDMYSAHKRKGRQSNWNPQHLLILQAQFASSLFQTSEGKYLLSDLGPQERMHISKFTGLSMTTISHWLANVKYQLRKTGGTKFLKNMDTGHPVFYCNDCASQFRTPSSFISHLENHLGFQIKDMNKLPIEHPTKVTEPELSKALNVRPTDLQITEDETDSKFKCKLCSRTFASNHAVKLHLSKTHSKSPENHSQFVEMDKE, encoded by the coding sequence TATATGATCCGGATGAGGATGCTGGTGGCCAAGATTCGATCACAGGGGAAGAGGGTGACAATGAATTGCAGACAGAGGAGGAGAACTCTGAGAGGCCCGCTTCCAAGGACAAagaagacaaagagacagacaacAAAAGCAGCTACAGCTTCCAGAACTCTCCAGTCAGTGTCCTCTCCAACCAGGAGGTCGAGTTGGAATCCCGGCTGAGTGATGGCAGTGACAGACTGTCTGACTTTAAAACCTCACCACCAGGAAGTCAGAAGGACACAGAGAGCCATGGCCCAAAACTGAAGGATGACATGCACAGTAGCCTGGATAAAATGCGGGCTGCCTATTCCAACTTCCTTTCAGACTCCTACTGGTCAAAAATTGGACTAGATTTGAAGGTTGGCAACACTGGCAGCAAAACGAACTGCGACAGTTCCAACGGGAGCACCAAGAGTGAGTTTGactggcaccaggatgcactctCAAAAACCCTGCAGCAAACATTGTCCCCAAAACCTGTGTCAAAGCCTAATCTATTCAGCTCTGTCCACCTGTACAGACAAAGCAGCAAAGCATGTGGTGCGGTCTTTACCGGAGCCAGTCGGTTCCGCTGCAAAGACTGCAGTGCAGCTTACGACACACTGGTGGAGTTGACGGTGCACATGAACAAGAGTGGCCACTACCAGGATGACAACCACAGCAGGCAAAGCATTGCCTCCACTTCATCATCCAAGAACCGCAAGAGGAACCTTCAAGACATGGAAGGCAAGGAAGATGCACAAAAAGTTCTCAAGTGCATGTTCTGTGGCCACTCTTTTTATTCTCTACAAGACCTAAGCGTCCACATGATCAAAACAAAGCATTACCAGAAAGTGCCTTTAAAAGAACCTATCCCGGTAATCACTCCAAAATTAGTCCCACCAGCAAAAAAACGTGCATTTGAAGCCACAAGGCCTTGTTCGCCTGATTCCACAACAGGGGTGtcaggttacaatgaggcacaaAGATTATCTGGCCTCACAAATGTTCCCAACAACCGGTATGGCTATCAGAATGGTGCTAGTTACACATGGCAGTTTGAAACATGCAAGTCTCAGATTCTGAAGTGCATGGAGTGTGGAAGTTCGCATGATACGCTTCAACAGCTTACCACTCACATGATGGTCACTGGCCATTTCATTAAAGTGACAAATTCGGCTTCCAAGAAAGGCAAGCATCTAGCCCTCGACCCTCTAGCAATAGAGAAAATGCAGACACTCGCTGAACCAACAGTGAATGACCTTGAAGAAGACAAGGTTTCTCCAAAGAGCACAGCATCAGGTGACTGTGAGAGGACCACTCCAAGGGAAATGTCACCAGACAAAGCTGAGAAAAATGGAGACAAGGAGGACAAGCAAGATGATGAGGATAAGAAGTCTACTGACACTAATTTCAAGTATCCATACTTGCGAGAAGAGGACCTTGAGCAAGGGTCCAACGGAGGGGGTGACATTCTGAAATCTTTAGCAAATACGGTGGCTTCGGCAATCAATAAAGCTCAAACAGGAACCCCCAGTTGGAGCGCTTACCCCAGCATTCATGCGGCATACCAGCTATCAGATGTAATCAAGACTGCCTCGGTTTACACATCTCCTCACATCCAACTCAAGCAGAGTCTCAACCACAAGCACAGATCCATCGCTCCTAAGAGGAAGTTCTTTCAGGGACTTAGAGGACTTgaaagtttccacaattcggacATCAAAAAGGAGAGGAGTGATGAATCTGCAGGCAAAGAGAGCCAGAGCAGTAGGTTTGATCTGGTGGAGAATGATGACAGTGATTGTCAGGATGATTCCTCCTCCTCTTCAAAGCTAGATGCTGACTGTGTTAGTGAAGAGAATGACACAATCAAAGGGAAGTTGAGCCCAGCTTTCTCTGACAGAGGGAACACTTCACCTAGCCCCCATGTCAGCAACAGGCACAGTAGTTCCTCAGAACATTTCAGTGACTCCCAGGAAGTCCTTAGCATAAACCCTTTAAGCGCACTTCAGTCTGTCTTGAACAATCATTTGGGTAAAGCAAACAAGCCGAGGCCAGAAAGCATTCTCTCGCATCACACacaatccatattttctgaactCAGTAGAGGTTTAGAGAAACCAATAGTGGCCCTCTCAACTGCTGCCGCCGCCATCAGGGCCAGCAATAGCTTCATGTACACAAATGATGACCAGCCAATAGACTtgacaaaatacaaacacaacaaaCTAAACTCACCCCTTTCGTTGCAGTCCTCAACTCCAATGCCCCAGAAACATGCACTCTCTGACATTGCTGATATGGTGAAGGTTCTTCCAAAAGCCACAACCCCAAAGCCACCAGTGCCAACAAGAGTGCCTGCCATAAAGTTGGAGACTGATGTGCGACGTTTCGAAGATGTCTCCAATGATATGTACTCAGCCCACAAGCGTAAGGGCCGACAGTCTAACTGGAACCCCCAGCATCTTCTTATTCTTCAAGCCCAGTTTGCCTCCAGCCTTTTTCAGACATCTGAGGGCAAGTATCTCCTCTCAGATCTTGGTCCTCAGGAGAGGATGCACATCTCGAAGTTCACGGGGCTTTCCATGACTACCATTAGCCACTGGCTGGCCAATGTAAAATACCAACTTAGGAAAACAGGAGGGACCAAATTTTTGAAGAACATGGATACCGGCCATCCGGTCTTCTACTGCAATGACTGTGCGTCACAATTCAGAACACCCTCTTCGTTTATATCCCACCTTGAGAACCACCTCGGTTTCCAGATCAAGGACATGAACAAACTACCCATAGAACACCCAACTAAAGTAACAGAGCCCGAACTTTCAAAGGCACTCAATGTCCGACCAACAGATTTGCAGATCACagaggatgaaactgactcaaagTTCAAATGCAAGCTTTGCAGTAGGACATTTGCCAGCAACCACGCAGTCAAACTTCACTTGAGTAAAACTCACAGCAAATCCCCTGAGAATCATTCACAGTTTGTTGAAATGGACAAAGAGTAG